The Candidatus Defluviibacterium haderslevense DNA window TTTACAAGCAATCCAATTTTACCGTTAACATTGAAAGCTCATGAAGCAGACTTTGATGCAAGTCTTTTTATTAACCTACCTGATAACCATTTATACTTTCAAGGCATAGGAAGTGTTAGTACTAATGGAATTCAGTTTTCATCGGTTTCTAATGAAGTAACTGTTGCTCTATGGTGTTATGGTGCTCCTAATTTACCTGCTAATACGGTCTTGTTTGAAGGTTTAGATGCTAAATTGAGGCGACAAATAAATGTACATCTTCCATGGAGTGACGGAAATGTTTATTTTGATTGTGGGGCTGATGCTTCAGGGAATTATGATCGAATTTCAAAGGCAGCTAATATCAATGAGTACTCTGGAAAATGGAATCATTGGGCGTTTACTAAAAATGCCATTACAGGAGAGATGAAAATATTTTTGAATGGCAATTTATGGCATTCAGGGACTGGAATGAAACGGACAATTGATATCAATTCTTTTGTAATCGCTGCATCTGGGTTACCATCATTAAATTATTACGGAAATATTGATGATTTTCAAATTTGGAACAAGGCATTAGACCAACAAACTATAAGGGATTGGATGTACCATAGTGAATTGCAAAATCATCCTAATTATAACTCATTAGTTGCGAATTATAATTTCAATGAGGGAGTGGGAAAAGTTACTGCTTCGAATGCACCAAATGGTGCAATAAATAATATTTTAATTCCAACATGGAGATCACTGCGAGGTGTTGATTTATTTAAAAATTTTCAATTAAATAGACTTAGACCTAACATTGTTTTTACTACTGGCAATTATTTGGTTAATGACAAATGGAATGTAGTATATGATTCTGTTATTAATTCACAAAATCAAGTTATAAATTATAAAGTTATTGGAACAGATCTTGTAATTATTGATACGCAATATGTTTTTAAAGCAGATTTTAATTATATCTATAATGAGAATGGGGATAAGATTGATTCTAGTCAAGTTATGCCTGAAGGCACTTTTTCAATTAAGCAATTAAACTATTATAAAAAACAACCTGCAAAATTCGAATTATTGTCTTTAGTAACTCCTTATGGGAATGGATTGAATTTAGGAGTCGATGGCAAGCTTTTTACTTTTGATGTAACGGATTTTGCTCCAATTTTAAAAGGAAGAAAATTTTTGTCTGTTGAATATGGTGGTGAAAATCAAGAGGAATTAGATATAAAGTTTTTATTTATTAAAGGTACACCATCTAGAAAGGTTTTGGACATTCAAAATGTATGGGCTCCGAATCGAGGTTGGTTTGGAGATATTCAATCTGATGCAGTTTTTGAACCACGTAAGTTTACCCTCAACGCTAATGCATCTTCATACAAATTGCGTTCTGCTATAACTGGTCATGGTCAAAATGGAGAGTTTGTTCCCCGGGAACATTTTATTAATATCAATGGTGGGAATCAAGAATTCAAATATGATGTGTGGAAATATTGTGGTAAAAATCCAATATATCCACAAGGAGGTACATGGGTTTTTGATAGAGCTGGTTGGTGTCCTGGAATGGCCAGTGATGTTCATGAATTTGAAATGATACCATTTGTTACTCCTGGACAAGAAATAGAAATTGATTATGGTTTAAATGGAGAGTATTTATCTGATGCAAATTATTTAGTTTCAAATCAATTAATCACTTATGATAAAATGAGTTTTAATTTGGATGCTTCTATTGAAGTAATCAAGAGACCTAATAATAAATCAGTAGAATATGCAAGATTGAATCCTGCTTGCAATACACCTACTATTGTACTTAGGAATACTGGTGCAACCACTATTACAAGTCTTGAGTTTAAATATCAAGTGTTGGGAGGTAATGCACTAAATTACAATTGGACCGGAACAATTAAACCTATGGAGACCATAGATATAGTTTTCCCATTAGCGTCAAGTAGTTTTTGGTTGACTTCCAATGTTGAAAAAGTATTTCAGGTACAAATAATTTCTGTAAATAATAGTGCAGATGATAATTTGGAAAATAATTTAGCAACGAGTAGTTTTACACCTGCCAAGGAATATATTGTTTCTGATCCATTACAATTGCGATTAAAAACAAATAATATTGGTTCGGATAATTATTATTCCATTACAGATCAACTTGGGAATGTAGTTTTGTCAAGAGACAATTTGGATATTAATACCACCTATGTCGATCGTCTTGAAATCACGCCTGGTTGTTACACACTGAAGTTTGAAGACAATAGTAATGATGGTTTAAATTTTTGGTTTTTTCCAAATAATGGCAGTGGATCTTTAAGATTAGAACGAGTTTTGAATCCAAATACTCAAGTTGCATTTCAGGGTTTTAATGCGGATATGGGTGGTGGAGTTCAATTTGATTTTATTTATGGCAAAATTACAGATGTAGCACCTTCTGAGACTTATAAATTATTTAGTGTGTATCCTAATCCAGTCATTGATGAATTGACTATGGAGTTTCATGGTTATAAGAATCATATTATAGAAATGGAATTAATGGATATTACAGGTAAGCGTTGTTTTAGACAACAAACTAGAATGGTTGGCGATCAAAACAAATATCGTTGCCAGTTGAAAGAACTTAAATCAGGTATATATTTGATGAAGGTTAATTTGGGGAATGCAATAGAATATCGCCAAATTATTAAGGAATAATTCAATCTTTGATTTTTTAAAATATTTTAATTCTGGTATAGAAATAGTAGAAATTAATTCCTGAAATGCGAGTTATAGAAAAAGCAAATAGATAGTTGATAATTTACTTTCTTAGGAATCAAAAATGGTACTTCTAATTTTCAAAATAATGCAGGTTGATGGTTTATAGTACTCATGAATTATTTTGAATGTAGGCTTCAATAAAAATGATTGTTTTATCAATTCGTTCTTTAAATTTATTTATAAAATTGTTTTGATCTTTTATACTCCCATGGGTTAAAGGAGCTGCATTTATTATTAATCGATTAATCCATTGCTCAGTATAATCACATAGTTTTGAATTGTAACTTTTCATGAAATTGGGATTGTCATAGGTATTGTATACGGCACGAAGTGTTTCACTATTGACGAAGATGACATTATTTGTATGAGTGATTTCATTGTTAACGATATTAACTTGTCCTGCTTGGCTTTGATTCTGTTTAAATACTGATTTATTACCTGTGGACATCATTTTTGCGATTCGGTCTACCAGATGATGAATTTCATGACATAATTTAATTGCATCTTGAGGGGTTTGAAATAATCCACTTTCAAGAAAATACTTTATTTGGTTCAACGTATTATCGATTAATTGTACATTCCAGATTTCTGTGCTCTTTAAATTCATATAGGAATCCGTTATTTGACTCAGCAATTTTGTATATTCGGTATCATGTTGGTATTGATTAATGTCAAATTTTATTATTGCATATTTATCTTCTCGCCAAATGATATTGTGGAATACAAAGAATTTAAACGAAGCCAAATACACAGATGAGAAGTAATAAAAAATGGGTAGTTCCCTAGTAGCATAAAATATATGTGGCTTTAAGCTGTGTACCTTTTCTAAATCTACGGCAATTGGTTTTAAGTAATCTACGGCATTTGTTCCAATTCCTTTTAATGCCGGAAAATCAAAATAAATTTTATTATCATTTAAACCTAATATTTCATCTAAACTAATGACGAAATGCAAACAAATTTTATAAACTTCTTCTAATGTTAATGAACTTTCACCCTGAACTTTTTTATAAATGGTGGATTTTTGTAAATTTAAAATGGTGCCTAGGGATTCTATCATTTTTTTGTGTTCAGAAAAATAGGCATTTTCCAAAAATTTAAAAATCCGTATGCTTAATGAATTTGAAATCATTTTGATGAGTTTGGATGCAAAATAATTAAAATGTAAATTTATTTAAGAATTGAAATTATGATAAAGTTAAGCCGAGAAGGATTCATATTAATTTATAATTTATATATATAATAGATCTTATGAGTGAATATCTTTAATGAAATCATTCGGGAATGTTTTAATTTTGCCACGTGAATAGTTTAATAGCCAAAAATAAGCTAAATTTTGATCAGTTAGCCACATCTATATCGGGTGATTTCTACATCGATGACCTGTATTTGGGGATTTATGCAACGGATGCTAGTAATTACCAAATTAAACCCTTGGCCATTGCGGCTCCCAGAAATGAGCAGGATATTATTAAAATAGTAACATTCGCAAAGGAGCATAAAATACCCATAATGGCTCGTGGAGGCGGCACAAGTTTAGTGGGTCAGACGGTCGCTGAAGCTATAATTATAGATTTTACTAAATATTTGGATGGTATTATTGACATTAATGTAGAAGATAAATGGGCAATTGTTCAGCCTGGTATAGTTAGAGATTATTTAAATAATCAATTGGCAAAGTACCACTTGCATTTTGCTCCGGATCCAGCTACTTCAAGCAGAGCAACCATTGGTGGAATGATAGCCAATAATTCTTCGGGAACCAGAAGCATTTTATATGGAAAGACTCTGGATCATGTTTTGGAATTGAAAGTTTTGTTAGATGATGGTCAGATCATTCATTGTAAGGAATTATCCAGTCTGGAATTGGAAGAAAAAT harbors:
- a CDS encoding T9SS type A sorting domain-containing protein, which produces MKAIFVTLTFLLLGFFSYSQDTIKVQTFDWKSTIRRDSFDFPNDNTSYRKILMLYNMRCHNAAVGNGNVGCYEWDYSCNTFITDPSRIDSSKAAHPDYVISNFNGTDFNYTNHPTYQIFKTIQHNATLSGNMLSNGSIGKDNKIIELGGLKPSISKTQYLYKSNELLAAGLNSGNIFNIKLDIDNTDSELTFFRIRMKQVSSNLLEEKSPELEGFTEVYYKDTKFNAGINDFHFYQPFRWDGISNILVEFSFTSNPILPLTLKAHEADFDASLFINLPDNHLYFQGIGSVSTNGIQFSSVSNEVTVALWCYGAPNLPANTVLFEGLDAKLRRQINVHLPWSDGNVYFDCGADASGNYDRISKAANINEYSGKWNHWAFTKNAITGEMKIFLNGNLWHSGTGMKRTIDINSFVIAASGLPSLNYYGNIDDFQIWNKALDQQTIRDWMYHSELQNHPNYNSLVANYNFNEGVGKVTASNAPNGAINNILIPTWRSLRGVDLFKNFQLNRLRPNIVFTTGNYLVNDKWNVVYDSVINSQNQVINYKVIGTDLVIIDTQYVFKADFNYIYNENGDKIDSSQVMPEGTFSIKQLNYYKKQPAKFELLSLVTPYGNGLNLGVDGKLFTFDVTDFAPILKGRKFLSVEYGGENQEELDIKFLFIKGTPSRKVLDIQNVWAPNRGWFGDIQSDAVFEPRKFTLNANASSYKLRSAITGHGQNGEFVPREHFININGGNQEFKYDVWKYCGKNPIYPQGGTWVFDRAGWCPGMASDVHEFEMIPFVTPGQEIEIDYGLNGEYLSDANYLVSNQLITYDKMSFNLDASIEVIKRPNNKSVEYARLNPACNTPTIVLRNTGATTITSLEFKYQVLGGNALNYNWTGTIKPMETIDIVFPLASSSFWLTSNVEKVFQVQIISVNNSADDNLENNLATSSFTPAKEYIVSDPLQLRLKTNNIGSDNYYSITDQLGNVVLSRDNLDINTTYVDRLEITPGCYTLKFEDNSNDGLNFWFFPNNGSGSLRLERVLNPNTQVAFQGFNADMGGGVQFDFIYGKITDVAPSETYKLFSVYPNPVIDELTMEFHGYKNHIIEMELMDITGKRCFRQQTRMVGDQNKYRCQLKELKSGIYLMKVNLGNAIEYRQIIKE